One Serinicoccus chungangensis genomic window carries:
- the hutI gene encoding imidazolonepropionase, whose protein sequence is MSMLITGISELVTGDETVEEGASSPLTRGLGVVEDAALVVGGGGEDSAPVVEWLGPAAEAPQADWAIDLGGQAVVPGFVDSHSHLVFAGDRSAEFAARMTGQAYDGGGIAVTMAATREATDAQLRALLQARVAEMRAQGTTTVEIKSGYGLDVEHEVRALRLAREVTTETTFLGAHVVPPDARGEGGREAYLDLVCGEMLAACAPHARWVDVFCEPASRYAFDGEESRRVLEAGRAAGLELRVHGNQLSEGPGVQLAVELGAASVDHCTFLTDADVDALAGSGTVATLLPGVEFSTRQPYPDARRLLDAGVDVALATDCNPGTCNSSSMPLMIALAVREMGMTPAEALRAATVGGARALRRDDLGQVRVGRRADLAVVAAPSFLHIPYRVGVPVVRALEI, encoded by the coding sequence ATGAGCATGCTCATCACCGGTATCAGTGAGCTCGTCACCGGCGACGAGACGGTCGAGGAGGGCGCGTCGTCGCCCCTGACGCGGGGGCTCGGGGTGGTCGAGGACGCCGCCCTCGTCGTCGGGGGAGGCGGTGAGGACTCCGCTCCCGTCGTCGAGTGGCTCGGCCCGGCCGCCGAGGCGCCGCAGGCCGACTGGGCCATCGACCTCGGCGGGCAGGCGGTCGTCCCCGGCTTCGTCGACAGCCACTCCCACCTCGTCTTTGCGGGGGACCGGTCGGCCGAGTTCGCCGCCCGGATGACCGGGCAGGCCTACGACGGCGGCGGCATCGCCGTGACCATGGCCGCGACCCGGGAGGCCACCGACGCCCAGCTGCGGGCGCTCCTGCAGGCGCGGGTCGCCGAGATGCGCGCGCAGGGCACCACCACCGTCGAGATCAAGAGCGGCTACGGCCTGGACGTCGAGCACGAGGTGCGCGCGCTGCGCCTGGCCCGCGAGGTCACGACCGAGACCACCTTCCTCGGCGCCCACGTCGTGCCGCCGGACGCGCGCGGCGAGGGCGGTCGAGAGGCCTACCTCGACCTCGTCTGCGGCGAGATGCTCGCGGCCTGCGCGCCGCACGCCCGCTGGGTCGACGTCTTCTGCGAGCCGGCCAGCAGGTATGCCTTCGACGGCGAGGAGTCGCGGCGCGTCCTCGAGGCCGGCCGGGCGGCGGGGCTCGAGCTGCGGGTGCACGGCAACCAGCTGTCCGAGGGCCCGGGCGTCCAGCTCGCGGTCGAGCTCGGTGCGGCCAGCGTGGACCACTGCACCTTCCTCACCGACGCCGACGTCGACGCGCTCGCAGGCAGCGGCACGGTGGCGACCCTGCTCCCCGGGGTGGAGTTCTCCACGCGACAGCCCTACCCCGACGCGCGCCGGCTCCTCGACGCCGGGGTCGACGTCGCCCTCGCGACCGACTGCAACCCGGGGACGTGCAACTCCTCGTCGATGCCGCTCATGATCGCGCTGGCCGTCCGGGAGATGGGGATGACCCCGGCCGAGGCGCTGCGGGCGGCCACCGTCGGCGGCGCCCGCGCCCTGCGCCGCGACGACCTCGGGCAGGTCCGCGTCGGACGCCGCGCCGACCTCGCGGTGGTCGCCGCCCCCAGCTTCCTGCACATCCCCTACCGCGTCGGGGTGCCCGTCGTGCGGGCGCTGGAGATCTGA
- a CDS encoding formimidoylglutamate deiminase yields MSARAAFHAAAAHLPDGVRRDVRLVVESGRFVEVSDGIPAEEGDHRLPGVVLPGFANAHSHAFHRALRGRTHDGGGTFWTWRERMYAVAARLDPGSYLALARAVYAEMALAGVTAVGEFHYLHHAPGGRRYMDPNAMGHALVQAAQDAGIRLTLLDTCYLAGGLDGAGYAELEGTQLRFGDLDAQTWALRVEDVRDHTDGGPAHLRVGAAIHSVRAVPRGQLGVVADWARADQGAGAAGRHRAAVDGGPGGAGDRAGRPLHLHLSEQPAENDACLAAHGLTPTGLLEAEGVLGPDLTAVHATHLTGADVALLGRHRAWACFCPTTERDLADGIGPARALREAGARLSLGSDQHAVVDLVEEARALEMHERLATLERGRLGPADLLAAATAHESIGWPDAGRLEVGARADLVAVRDDTVRTAGADPGQVLLVAGAADVDTVVVDGGVVVEGGRHRLGDVGRLLADAITPLWTP; encoded by the coding sequence GGCATACCTGCTGAGGAGGGTGACCACCGCCTGCCCGGCGTCGTCCTCCCGGGGTTCGCGAACGCCCACAGCCACGCCTTCCACCGTGCGCTGCGCGGGCGGACGCACGACGGCGGCGGGACGTTCTGGACGTGGCGCGAGCGGATGTATGCCGTGGCCGCGCGGCTCGACCCGGGGTCCTACCTCGCGCTGGCGCGGGCGGTCTACGCCGAGATGGCGCTGGCCGGGGTGACCGCGGTCGGTGAGTTCCACTACCTGCACCACGCGCCGGGCGGCCGGCGCTACATGGACCCCAACGCGATGGGGCACGCGCTGGTGCAGGCGGCGCAGGACGCGGGCATCCGGCTGACGCTGCTGGACACCTGCTACCTCGCCGGCGGCCTGGACGGCGCCGGCTACGCCGAGCTCGAGGGCACGCAGCTGCGCTTCGGCGACCTGGACGCGCAGACGTGGGCGCTGCGGGTCGAGGACGTGCGCGACCACACCGACGGCGGCCCGGCGCACCTGCGGGTGGGGGCGGCGATCCACTCGGTGCGGGCGGTGCCGCGCGGGCAGCTGGGCGTGGTGGCCGACTGGGCCCGAGCCGACCAGGGCGCCGGCGCCGCCGGTCGCCACCGGGCTGCGGTGGACGGGGGACCGGGCGGTGCTGGCGACCGGGCCGGGCGGCCGCTGCACCTGCACCTGTCCGAGCAGCCGGCCGAGAACGACGCCTGCCTCGCCGCCCACGGCCTCACCCCGACCGGGCTGCTCGAGGCCGAGGGGGTCCTCGGGCCCGACCTGACCGCCGTGCACGCCACCCACCTCACCGGGGCCGACGTCGCGCTCCTCGGTCGGCACCGGGCCTGGGCCTGCTTCTGCCCCACGACCGAGCGCGACCTCGCCGACGGCATCGGCCCGGCCCGGGCGCTGCGGGAGGCGGGGGCGCGGCTCTCGCTGGGGTCCGACCAGCACGCGGTCGTCGACCTCGTCGAGGAGGCGCGGGCCCTGGAGATGCACGAGCGGCTCGCGACCCTCGAGCGCGGCCGCCTCGGCCCGGCCGACCTGCTGGCCGCCGCCACCGCGCACGAGAGCATCGGGTGGCCCGACGCGGGACGCCTCGAGGTCGGCGCGCGGGCCGACCTCGTGGCCGTCCGCGACGACACCGTCCGGACCGCCGGCGCCGACCCCGGGCAGGTCCTGCTCGTGGCGGGCGCCGCCGACGTGGACACGGTGGTGGTGGACGGCGGCGTCGTCGTCGAGGGCGGTCGGCACCGCCTGGGCGACGTCGGACGACTCCTGGCCGACGCGATCACCCCCCTCTGGACCCCCTGA